A region of Maridesulfovibrio sp. DNA encodes the following proteins:
- a CDS encoding 4Fe-4S binding protein — MSRVEFLDERCKGCLLCTTVCPKQIIRQSDRFNQHGYKVAEVAAEDMEKCTGCTSCALICPDIAIRVYRTKKAKGE; from the coding sequence ATGTCACGAGTAGAATTTTTGGATGAACGGTGCAAGGGCTGTCTGCTCTGTACAACCGTCTGTCCAAAGCAAATCATAAGGCAATCCGACCGATTCAACCAGCACGGTTACAAAGTTGCTGAAGTCGCGGCTGAGGATATGGAAAAGTGTACCGGATGTACTTCCTGTGCGCTGATCTGTCCGGATATCGCTATCCGGGTATACAGAACCAAAAAGGCCAAAGGAGAATAG
- the queA gene encoding tRNA preQ1(34) S-adenosylmethionine ribosyltransferase-isomerase QueA translates to MNINTEDFFLKSYDFELPEQQIAQCPAVMRHGSKLMVLDQKSGETEIKNFTDIVDLLPEGALLVANNSKVVPARIFGKKPTGGRVEFLLLTPLPLIKAEEVPGGFKAQARGLLRASKGPKPGDEIFFDGGLKLNVLGKGKFGLSEVELQWTGDLKKIFEECGKIPLPPYIRRAADETDNERYQTLYACDEKAGSVAAPTAGLHFSEEINEKLKAQNIKRAEVTLYVGYGTFSPVRAEDIRDHEMHSEYIEIPKETAAAVIKAKQEGRPVIAVGTTSARTLEGAFQQAGEICEFKGETNIFIYPGFEFKVVDRMITNFHLPESSLVIMISALAGRENVLKAYSEAVKNEFRFFSYGDSMYIK, encoded by the coding sequence ATGAACATAAACACAGAAGACTTTTTCCTTAAAAGCTACGACTTTGAACTACCTGAACAGCAGATAGCACAATGCCCCGCAGTAATGCGCCACGGTTCTAAGCTGATGGTCCTTGATCAGAAAAGCGGTGAAACCGAAATAAAAAATTTCACCGACATTGTGGATCTGCTCCCGGAAGGCGCCCTGCTGGTGGCTAACAATTCTAAAGTCGTCCCGGCACGTATATTCGGCAAAAAACCTACCGGTGGACGGGTGGAATTTCTGCTGCTGACCCCCCTACCTTTAATAAAAGCCGAAGAGGTACCCGGTGGTTTCAAAGCCCAGGCCCGCGGACTTCTCCGGGCCTCAAAGGGTCCCAAGCCCGGTGACGAAATTTTCTTTGATGGCGGGCTGAAGCTTAACGTACTGGGCAAAGGTAAATTCGGACTTTCCGAAGTTGAGCTGCAGTGGACGGGTGATCTTAAAAAAATATTTGAGGAATGCGGTAAGATTCCACTGCCCCCCTATATCAGACGTGCTGCAGATGAAACTGACAATGAACGTTACCAGACACTTTATGCCTGCGATGAAAAAGCCGGATCAGTGGCTGCTCCTACTGCCGGACTGCATTTCTCCGAGGAAATCAATGAAAAACTGAAAGCCCAAAATATTAAACGGGCTGAAGTTACTTTATACGTTGGCTACGGAACGTTCAGCCCTGTCCGGGCTGAAGATATACGTGATCATGAAATGCACAGTGAATACATTGAAATCCCTAAAGAAACCGCTGCCGCAGTAATCAAAGCCAAACAGGAAGGACGCCCGGTTATTGCCGTGGGGACCACCTCCGCACGCACTCTTGAAGGTGCTTTTCAGCAAGCCGGAGAAATCTGCGAATTCAAGGGCGAGACCAATATCTTTATCTATCCCGGCTTTGAATTCAAAGTGGTTGATCGCATGATTACCAATTTCCATTTGCCGGAATCGTCTCTTGTCATTATGATTTCCGCTCTCGCCGGTAGGGAAAATGTTTTAAAGGCCTACTCTGAAGCGGTTAAAAATGAGTTCAGGTTCTTTTCCTACGGGGATTCAATGTATATAAAATAA
- the coaBC gene encoding bifunctional phosphopantothenoylcysteine decarboxylase/phosphopantothenate--cysteine ligase CoaBC translates to MNEHLNFDCFLGKRIHLGVSGSIAAYKSLDLLRMFRKAGIEVSVTLTSGAQEFIRGLSYEALGAFKVWEKMFPTLDDTFGHLEPGQAADALLVAPATASVLARMAHGLADDMLSCQALAFKGPKLVAPAMNPAMWDAPATRENCRILAERGVEFIGPDCGDVACGDHGRGRLATLESIYAQCLRAVSPNDMSGKHVLITLGPTREKWDAVRFWSNPSSGLMGACIAMAAWLRGAKVTVVSGPVKWWFPADINVIKVESAQQMFDAATEVWPSCTTGCFTAAVADFKPIPHGESKFKKAGSDALRVEFETNPDILKTIGSMKKDGQQLIGFAAETSNIEEAARGKLERKNLDLICANPINKPGAGFESCTNSVYVLDRAGRSEEWPDLPKTEIAWRIWDLLLQN, encoded by the coding sequence ATGAACGAACATCTGAATTTTGACTGTTTTTTAGGGAAACGCATCCATCTCGGTGTCAGCGGGTCCATCGCGGCTTACAAGTCATTGGACTTACTGCGTATGTTTCGAAAGGCCGGGATTGAAGTAAGTGTTACACTTACTTCCGGTGCGCAGGAATTTATCAGGGGCCTCAGTTATGAGGCCCTTGGTGCTTTCAAGGTCTGGGAAAAAATGTTTCCTACATTAGACGATACCTTTGGTCATCTTGAGCCGGGACAGGCCGCAGATGCCCTGCTTGTTGCCCCGGCAACGGCTTCGGTTCTTGCCCGTATGGCTCACGGACTTGCTGATGACATGCTTTCCTGTCAGGCCTTGGCTTTCAAAGGTCCGAAATTGGTGGCCCCGGCCATGAATCCTGCCATGTGGGATGCTCCGGCAACTCGGGAGAATTGCCGCATACTAGCGGAAAGAGGCGTTGAATTCATCGGGCCTGATTGCGGCGATGTCGCCTGTGGTGATCATGGTCGGGGACGTCTTGCTACCCTTGAATCCATTTATGCCCAATGTTTACGTGCTGTTTCTCCGAATGACATGAGCGGTAAGCACGTGTTGATCACTCTGGGGCCTACCCGTGAAAAATGGGATGCGGTCCGCTTCTGGTCCAATCCTTCTTCCGGTCTGATGGGAGCCTGTATTGCCATGGCTGCTTGGCTGCGCGGTGCCAAGGTCACTGTTGTCTCCGGGCCGGTTAAGTGGTGGTTTCCTGCTGATATTAATGTGATCAAAGTTGAATCTGCTCAGCAGATGTTTGATGCCGCCACAGAGGTTTGGCCCTCTTGTACCACCGGGTGTTTTACCGCTGCGGTTGCTGACTTCAAGCCGATCCCCCATGGTGAAAGTAAATTTAAAAAGGCAGGAAGTGATGCACTGCGGGTTGAGTTTGAAACCAACCCGGACATTCTTAAGACCATCGGTTCCATGAAAAAGGATGGACAGCAGCTGATCGGGTTTGCTGCAGAGACTTCCAATATTGAGGAAGCAGCCAGGGGTAAGCTTGAACGCAAGAATCTTGACCTGATTTGTGCTAATCCTATCAATAAGCCCGGTGCAGGATTTGAGTCTTGCACCAATTCTGTTTATGTACTGGACAGGGCAGGGCGGTCTGAGGAATGGCCTGATCTACCTAAAACTGAAATAGCGTGGCGTATATGGGATCTCCTTCTGCAGAATTAA
- a CDS encoding 3-methyl-2-oxobutanoate dehydrogenase subunit VorB: protein MAKNGEKLFIKGNEAISRGAIAAGLKCYFGYPITPQNDIPEYMSAELPKVGGEFVQAESEVAAANMLIGAAATGTRCMTSSSSPGISLKQEAISYLAGSQLPAVIVNMNRGGPGLGDIGPSQGDYFQATKGGGHGDYRTLVLAPGTCQECYDLVIEAFDLAFKYRNPVMILGDAIVGQMKEPVITWTPESKSAEEGAEWRIEGAKGRDHRIIKSLFLTEGSLAEHNLSLQAKYNDMAKFTKQELFETEDAELIVVAYGSIGRIVKSTVRKLRAQGHKVGLFRPITLYPFPSEELNKLAKQGKKFLTIEHNLGQMVEDVRLSIRTITDSDFFGFMPGNLPTPDDFEEPILKSLGGK, encoded by the coding sequence ATGGCTAAGAACGGCGAAAAGCTTTTCATCAAAGGCAACGAGGCTATCTCCCGAGGCGCTATTGCAGCCGGACTCAAGTGCTACTTTGGCTACCCCATCACACCCCAGAACGATATTCCGGAATACATGTCCGCAGAACTGCCCAAAGTCGGCGGTGAATTCGTTCAGGCCGAAAGTGAAGTTGCCGCAGCAAACATGCTCATAGGTGCAGCTGCTACAGGCACCCGCTGCATGACCTCTTCTTCCAGTCCCGGCATTTCCCTAAAACAGGAAGCAATATCCTACCTTGCAGGCAGCCAGCTCCCCGCAGTCATCGTCAACATGAACCGTGGCGGACCGGGACTCGGCGACATCGGTCCCAGTCAGGGCGACTATTTTCAGGCCACAAAAGGCGGCGGACACGGTGACTACCGCACCCTCGTTCTTGCTCCCGGAACCTGTCAGGAATGCTATGATCTTGTCATCGAGGCATTCGACCTCGCGTTCAAGTACCGTAACCCGGTCATGATTCTCGGTGATGCCATCGTCGGACAGATGAAAGAACCGGTCATAACCTGGACCCCGGAATCCAAATCAGCTGAGGAAGGAGCCGAGTGGCGCATTGAAGGAGCCAAAGGCCGTGATCACCGCATCATCAAGTCACTTTTCCTCACCGAAGGTTCCCTCGCAGAACACAACCTGTCTCTGCAGGCCAAATATAACGACATGGCCAAGTTCACCAAGCAGGAACTTTTCGAAACAGAAGATGCAGAACTCATCGTAGTTGCCTACGGTTCCATCGGACGTATCGTAAAAAGCACCGTCCGCAAATTGCGTGCACAGGGTCACAAGGTCGGACTGTTCCGTCCCATCACCCTCTACCCTTTCCCTTCAGAAGAGCTGAATAAGCTTGCCAAGCAGGGTAAGAAATTCCTGACCATTGAACATAACCTCGGTCAGATGGTTGAAGACGTACGTCTTTCCATCCGTACCATTACCGACAGTGATTTCTTCGGCTTCATGCCCGGAAACCTGCCCACCCCCGACGATTTCGAGGAACCCATCCTCAAAAGCCTTGGAGGGAAATAG
- a CDS encoding AAA family ATPase: MAKRIVVANQKGGVGKTTTSINLSASLAVMEKKVLLVDCDPQGNGSSGLGFYPGDSRENIYSVLFEPERSREAIYQTDIPYLSLMPASQDLVGAEIELIDKMGREYYIKDLVETVDDEFDYIIFDCPPSLGLLTVNALCAAKELLVPLQTEYYALEGVAQLLMTYELVKKRLNPELTVLGVVLTMYDKRNRLARQVKNEVRKAFPDSLFETIVPRNVRLSEAPSFGKPAISYDAKSNGALAYLSLAQEVVKRHKAEQEG, translated from the coding sequence GTGGCAAAAAGAATTGTAGTAGCCAACCAGAAGGGTGGAGTAGGGAAAACAACTACCTCCATCAATCTTTCAGCTTCCCTGGCAGTAATGGAAAAAAAGGTTCTGCTTGTTGACTGCGACCCGCAGGGAAACGGTTCAAGCGGACTTGGATTTTATCCCGGTGATTCCAGAGAAAATATTTACTCTGTGTTGTTTGAGCCGGAAAGATCCCGGGAAGCAATATATCAAACAGACATTCCCTATCTTTCGCTTATGCCGGCCAGCCAGGATTTGGTGGGTGCAGAGATTGAGCTTATTGATAAGATGGGAAGGGAATATTATATTAAAGATCTAGTGGAAACAGTTGATGATGAGTTCGATTATATTATTTTTGACTGTCCTCCGTCACTTGGTCTGCTGACTGTAAACGCTCTTTGTGCAGCGAAAGAACTGCTGGTTCCGCTCCAGACAGAATACTATGCTCTTGAGGGAGTGGCTCAGTTGCTGATGACTTACGAACTGGTCAAGAAAAGGCTGAATCCTGAGCTTACGGTCTTGGGTGTAGTTCTGACCATGTACGATAAACGCAATAGACTTGCCCGACAGGTAAAAAATGAAGTGCGTAAGGCTTTTCCGGACAGTCTGTTCGAGACTATTGTTCCGCGAAATGTACGTCTTTCCGAGGCTCCAAGTTTTGGTAAGCCTGCGATCTCCTATGATGCTAAATCCAATGGCGCTCTGGCTTATTTGAGTCTGGCTCAGGAAGTGGTCAAGCGGCATAAAGCAGAGCAGGAAGGATAA
- the aroE gene encoding shikimate dehydrogenase — protein MEVFKPEKLFGIIGHPLGHTMSPLLHNWGFAEHKIPAVYMAWPTEPEKVESFMQTFRNLPISGASITIPHKISVMDYIDQLTERAKSVGAVNTLYWEGDKIVGDNTDAAGVSEPLRPYSDQVQKALLIGAGGAARAAITGLKSLGIKEIFITNRTKSKADDLAAEFKISAIDWEARGDQHFDLIVNSTALGMSGKFEEINPMIMDNQDENTIVFDLVYNPMETVFIKEAKAKGCTVIHGIEMFVHQGLEQFRLWTGVKLDEKKARELLLQNL, from the coding sequence ATGGAAGTATTCAAGCCTGAAAAGCTTTTCGGAATAATCGGACACCCACTTGGACATACCATGAGTCCCCTTTTGCACAATTGGGGCTTTGCGGAACACAAAATCCCTGCAGTCTACATGGCTTGGCCCACTGAACCTGAGAAGGTTGAAAGTTTTATGCAGACTTTCAGAAATCTGCCGATTTCAGGGGCAAGTATTACCATTCCTCACAAAATTTCCGTAATGGACTACATTGATCAACTAACCGAACGCGCAAAATCAGTTGGAGCGGTAAACACCCTCTATTGGGAGGGTGATAAAATAGTGGGCGACAACACTGATGCTGCAGGAGTATCCGAACCGCTCCGCCCATATTCTGATCAGGTTCAAAAAGCCCTTTTGATCGGGGCAGGCGGAGCTGCTCGCGCTGCGATCACAGGGTTAAAATCATTGGGCATCAAAGAAATATTTATTACCAACCGCACCAAATCCAAAGCAGATGACCTAGCCGCTGAATTCAAAATATCAGCTATTGATTGGGAAGCTCGCGGTGATCAGCACTTCGATCTTATCGTGAATTCAACTGCGCTGGGCATGTCCGGAAAATTTGAAGAGATCAACCCCATGATCATGGATAATCAGGACGAAAACACCATTGTCTTTGATCTGGTCTACAATCCTATGGAGACTGTTTTCATTAAGGAAGCCAAGGCAAAAGGATGTACCGTAATTCACGGAATAGAAATGTTTGTCCATCAAGGATTGGAGCAGTTCCGTTTGTGGACCGGTGTTAAGCTGGATGAGAAGAAAGCACGAGAATTGCTGCTGCAGAATTTGTAA
- a CDS encoding thiamine pyrophosphate-dependent enzyme, with protein MSEQEILAFDKADAIVDVPTHYCPGCQHGIAHRLAGELLSEMGLTENTLLVTSIGCSVFLYNYLNVDSVEAPHGRAPAVATGVKRARGDKFVLSYQGDGDLASIGMAEIMHCANRGEKVSIIFVNNTVYGMTGGQMAPTTMEGQKTTTSPAGRNPDKEGMPIKMAEIIASLGGTAYAARVALNNVKNIRNAKKAMKKAFEVQQQGLGFGFIELLATCPTNWRMTPIQANERIENEMIPYFPLGVYKDVTAED; from the coding sequence ATGAGCGAACAAGAAATTCTGGCCTTTGACAAGGCCGACGCTATTGTAGACGTTCCCACCCACTACTGTCCCGGCTGCCAGCACGGTATCGCCCACAGACTTGCTGGTGAACTGCTCTCCGAAATGGGCTTGACCGAAAACACACTTCTGGTCACCTCAATTGGCTGTTCCGTATTCCTCTACAACTACCTGAACGTGGACAGCGTGGAAGCGCCTCACGGCCGCGCCCCGGCAGTTGCCACAGGAGTCAAAAGAGCCCGCGGTGACAAGTTTGTACTCTCCTATCAGGGTGACGGCGACCTTGCATCAATCGGTATGGCTGAAATTATGCACTGCGCAAACCGCGGTGAAAAAGTCTCCATTATCTTCGTAAACAACACTGTTTACGGTATGACAGGCGGACAGATGGCCCCCACCACCATGGAAGGCCAGAAAACTACAACCTCTCCTGCCGGGCGTAATCCGGACAAGGAAGGTATGCCCATCAAGATGGCTGAAATCATTGCCTCTCTTGGTGGTACCGCATATGCCGCACGCGTAGCTCTGAACAATGTGAAGAACATTCGCAACGCCAAGAAAGCAATGAAAAAAGCTTTTGAAGTGCAGCAGCAGGGACTCGGCTTCGGTTTTATCGAGCTGCTTGCAACCTGTCCCACCAACTGGAGAATGACTCCCATTCAGGCGAATGAAAGGATCGAAAATGAAATGATCCCTTACTTCCCTCTGGGTGTATATAAAGATGTAACCGCGGAGGACTAA
- a CDS encoding NAD-dependent epimerase encodes MKVLVTGAAGFIGFHLSKRLLSEGHEVVGLDILNDYYDVNVKKNRLKQIEDNEKFTFAYMDMADREAMEKLFAEEKFTHVVNLAAQAGVRYSLINPQAYIDSNVVGFMNILEGCRHNGVEHLVYASSSSVYGLNTNMPFSVHDNVDHPISMYAATKKSNELMAHSYSHLFNIPTTGLRFFTVYGPWGRPDMALFLFTKAIFEDKPINVFNHGKMLRDFTFIDDIVEGVVRVMKNTAAPNTDWSGDTPDPGTSPAPFRIYNIGNNQPTELMRYIEVLEDCIGKKAEKNMMPLQAGDVPSTYANVDDLVRDVNFKPETTVEEGIAKFVEWYRNYYNV; translated from the coding sequence ATGAAAGTCCTAGTTACTGGAGCTGCCGGGTTCATCGGTTTCCATCTTTCCAAACGTCTTCTTTCTGAGGGTCACGAAGTTGTTGGCCTTGATATTCTTAATGATTACTACGACGTAAACGTCAAAAAAAATCGCCTCAAGCAGATTGAGGATAACGAAAAGTTCACTTTTGCTTATATGGATATGGCTGACCGTGAAGCCATGGAAAAGCTTTTTGCTGAAGAAAAGTTCACTCACGTAGTCAACCTCGCTGCTCAGGCCGGTGTCCGTTATTCCTTGATCAATCCTCAGGCCTACATTGATTCCAATGTGGTCGGTTTCATGAACATTCTCGAGGGATGTCGTCATAACGGAGTAGAGCATCTTGTTTATGCTTCTTCCAGTTCTGTATATGGCCTTAACACCAACATGCCTTTCAGTGTTCACGATAACGTTGATCATCCTATAAGCATGTATGCTGCTACCAAAAAGTCTAATGAACTTATGGCACATTCTTACAGCCATCTGTTCAATATTCCCACCACCGGGCTGCGTTTCTTTACTGTATACGGTCCTTGGGGCAGACCTGATATGGCTCTTTTCCTTTTCACTAAAGCCATCTTTGAAGACAAGCCCATCAATGTTTTCAACCACGGCAAGATGCTTCGTGATTTTACCTTTATTGATGACATCGTTGAAGGTGTGGTAAGGGTTATGAAGAACACTGCTGCCCCTAATACTGATTGGTCCGGAGATACTCCCGATCCGGGAACAAGCCCCGCTCCTTTCCGTATTTATAACATAGGTAACAACCAGCCCACCGAACTGATGCGCTATATCGAAGTTCTTGAAGATTGCATCGGTAAGAAGGCCGAGAAGAACATGATGCCGTTGCAGGCGGGTGATGTTCCTTCAACCTATGCTAATGTGGATGATCTTGTCCGGGATGTTAATTTCAAGCCCGAAACCACAGTAGAAGAAGGCATCGCCAAATTTGTTGAGTGGTATAGAAATTACTACAACGTATAG
- a CDS encoding nodulation protein NfeD has protein sequence MRYCKKCSGLIYCLIITTMLFLSSSAAPASAGEVSVLLLEIEGGISPAQVHLLEDALEQAGDDDHDLLLLKLDTPGGLGTSMREMVKLIMNSDIPVCVWVGPEGAHAASAGTFITASAQVAAMAPGTSIGAASPVSSSGDDLPETMSRKVTGDMVSLIKGIARKRGRNVEWYVKSVQDGISVDAQDAVTLNIVDFLALSVEDFLEQLGARGFLVAGNKVKFLKDEVLTVKYEPGLRYLVLSWLLDPQIAYFFILGGMLGLFFELSHPGTILPGVLGAFCLVTGLYAMSVLPTNAAGLLLLLLGAVLFVLEIFIVSYGLLSLGAVISLFIGSLVLFREGSPGLPLGTILGTVLTFAAFAGIIVYLVAKSQISKSGVGLQGMVGLDGEVIELRGERMKVRVRGEIWNAEADDKIFYEPGTAIKVIDSRGLTLIVLKKI, from the coding sequence GTGCGATATTGTAAGAAATGTTCAGGTCTCATTTATTGTTTGATCATCACTACAATGCTTTTTCTCAGCAGCTCTGCTGCACCTGCTTCAGCTGGAGAAGTCAGTGTATTATTGCTTGAAATTGAGGGAGGGATAAGCCCTGCTCAGGTTCATCTGCTTGAGGATGCTCTTGAGCAAGCAGGTGATGACGATCATGATCTTTTGCTGCTTAAGCTTGATACTCCCGGAGGTCTTGGTACTTCCATGCGTGAGATGGTCAAACTTATCATGAACAGTGATATTCCCGTTTGCGTATGGGTCGGTCCCGAGGGTGCGCATGCGGCCTCTGCCGGGACATTTATTACTGCGTCAGCTCAGGTTGCGGCTATGGCGCCCGGAACATCTATCGGTGCGGCCAGCCCGGTTTCATCTTCTGGTGATGATCTTCCCGAAACCATGAGCCGGAAAGTGACTGGAGATATGGTCAGCCTGATCAAAGGTATCGCCCGCAAGAGGGGACGAAACGTAGAGTGGTACGTCAAATCTGTTCAGGATGGAATCAGTGTGGACGCTCAAGATGCGGTGACTCTGAATATTGTGGATTTTTTGGCCTTGTCTGTGGAGGATTTTCTGGAGCAACTTGGCGCTAGAGGCTTTCTTGTAGCAGGTAATAAAGTTAAATTTTTGAAGGATGAAGTTTTAACCGTCAAATATGAGCCCGGTCTAAGATACCTTGTTCTTTCATGGTTACTTGATCCTCAGATAGCGTATTTTTTTATTCTGGGTGGGATGTTGGGCTTGTTTTTTGAATTATCCCATCCCGGAACGATTTTGCCAGGAGTGCTGGGTGCTTTTTGTCTTGTGACCGGTTTGTATGCCATGTCCGTTTTACCAACCAATGCTGCCGGTTTGCTTTTACTTCTGCTTGGTGCAGTGCTTTTTGTTCTTGAAATTTTTATCGTCAGTTACGGCTTGCTCAGTCTTGGGGCGGTGATCAGTCTGTTTATCGGATCATTGGTCCTTTTTCGTGAAGGTTCACCGGGTCTCCCCTTGGGTACAATTTTAGGCACGGTACTGACATTCGCAGCATTTGCCGGAATCATAGTATATCTTGTGGCCAAGTCTCAGATTTCCAAGTCCGGCGTGGGGTTGCAGGGCATGGTTGGTCTTGATGGTGAGGTGATTGAACTTAGAGGTGAGCGTATGAAGGTTCGCGTGCGCGGAGAAATCTGGAATGCTGAAGCAGATGATAAAATTTTTTATGAACCCGGAACTGCGATCAAGGTTATCGATTCCCGTGGTCTAACCCTGATTGTCTTAAAAAAGATATGA
- a CDS encoding 2-oxoacid:acceptor oxidoreductase family protein, giving the protein MSKYLDSIIAGFGGQGVMLIGNLLAYSGMNAGLNVTYIPVYGPEMRGGTANCTVVLSEDEIGSPIIRSPHSLIIMNRPSLDKFQPMLMDDGIQIVNSSLIDEELVDTKRIKSYMVPCNDIADKLGNTRMANMVALGAFIKATGIMDLQAVIDSLENVISAHYHHLIPKNAEALKEGAAAI; this is encoded by the coding sequence ATGAGCAAATACCTCGACAGCATCATTGCCGGATTCGGCGGACAGGGCGTTATGCTCATCGGTAACCTGCTGGCATACTCAGGCATGAATGCCGGACTCAATGTAACCTACATTCCGGTATACGGGCCTGAAATGCGCGGCGGTACCGCCAACTGCACCGTAGTTCTCTCCGAGGATGAAATCGGTTCACCAATCATCCGCAGTCCGCACAGCCTGATTATCATGAACCGTCCTTCACTGGATAAATTCCAACCAATGCTCATGGATGATGGTATCCAGATCGTCAACTCATCACTCATTGATGAAGAACTGGTGGACACCAAACGCATCAAATCTTACATGGTGCCCTGCAATGATATTGCCGACAAGCTCGGCAATACCCGCATGGCAAACATGGTTGCACTCGGTGCTTTCATCAAAGCAACCGGGATCATGGACCTGCAGGCAGTCATCGACTCCCTCGAAAACGTGATCTCCGCTCACTACCACCATCTCATCCCCAAAAACGCAGAAGCACTCAAAGAAGGCGCTGCTGCTATTTAA
- a CDS encoding ParB/RepB/Spo0J family partition protein, whose protein sequence is MAGVTGGLGRGLDALLGGGKGVDEKSVSEASIDARQIDIDMVVANPNQPRKEFSPEALKDLSESIRAKGVLQPILVRPVPGRRDRFELVAGERRLRASKLAGLGEIPALVREMTDLESMAIALIENLQREDLNPIEEAKGYQELITKFGLSQEQLAGQVGKSRSALSNSMRLLTLSEPVQDAIGNGKISAGHGRALMAVSDDGARDELFDRLMSSGMSVRQCEGAATYFKEHGELPEGDVVAKPKTSGKKKKEPKKVDENLERIKGRLESALETRVSFSGSQSKGKLTISYANPEELERLVAILELRS, encoded by the coding sequence ATGGCAGGTGTCACTGGCGGTTTAGGAAGGGGACTTGATGCCCTTCTGGGAGGCGGCAAAGGTGTAGATGAAAAGTCGGTTTCTGAGGCTTCAATTGATGCCCGTCAAATCGATATTGATATGGTTGTTGCCAACCCTAATCAGCCGCGCAAGGAATTTTCTCCCGAGGCTTTAAAAGACCTTTCCGAGTCCATTCGCGCCAAGGGTGTGCTGCAGCCTATTTTGGTACGTCCTGTTCCGGGGCGTAGAGATCGTTTTGAGCTTGTTGCAGGTGAGCGGCGTTTACGTGCATCCAAGCTGGCCGGGCTTGGAGAAATACCTGCTTTGGTCCGGGAAATGACCGATCTTGAAAGCATGGCCATTGCTTTGATCGAGAACCTGCAGCGAGAAGATTTGAACCCCATTGAAGAAGCCAAGGGGTATCAGGAATTGATCACCAAGTTCGGACTCAGTCAGGAGCAGTTGGCCGGTCAGGTTGGCAAAAGCAGATCTGCGTTATCAAATTCCATGCGTTTGTTGACTCTTTCCGAACCCGTGCAGGACGCCATTGGTAACGGTAAGATTTCAGCCGGTCATGGACGCGCTCTTATGGCTGTTTCTGATGATGGGGCTCGCGATGAGTTGTTTGACAGGTTGATGAGCAGCGGCATGTCGGTGCGTCAGTGTGAAGGCGCAGCTACATATTTTAAAGAGCATGGCGAACTGCCGGAAGGGGATGTTGTTGCCAAACCCAAAACCTCCGGAAAAAAGAAAAAAGAACCTAAAAAAGTTGATGAAAATCTTGAGCGCATAAAAGGACGTTTGGAATCAGCTTTGGAAACCAGGGTCAGTTTCAGCGGTTCCCAGAGTAAGGGCAAGTTGACCATCTCCTATGCAAACCCGGAAGAGCTTGAGCGTCTGGTGGCGATACTTGAACTGCGTTCATAA
- a CDS encoding slipin family protein produces the protein MTFLIPVILFVVFFLITALKVLNEYERGVIFRLGRVIKAKGPGLIILIPIVDRMTRVSLRIMTLDVPNQDVITRDNVSIKVNAVVYFRVTDPIKAILEVEDFMFATSQLAQTTLRSVCGGVELDEILAQREKVNSEIQEILDMHTDPWGIKVSTVELKYIDLPQEMQRAMAKQAEAERERRAKVINAQGEFQAADKLSEAAEIISAHPEALQLRYLQTLREMSAEGKSSTIIPLPLDLVNMLAPFSGRGGAINKKDQESK, from the coding sequence ATGACTTTTCTTATTCCTGTAATTCTGTTCGTTGTTTTCTTTTTGATCACTGCCCTGAAAGTTCTGAATGAGTATGAGCGCGGAGTGATTTTCAGGTTGGGCCGGGTGATAAAAGCTAAAGGTCCCGGACTCATAATACTGATTCCTATTGTTGACCGTATGACCCGTGTATCGCTGAGGATCATGACTCTTGATGTTCCCAATCAGGATGTTATCACGCGTGATAACGTAAGTATCAAGGTTAACGCAGTTGTTTATTTCCGGGTTACGGATCCGATCAAGGCTATTCTCGAGGTTGAGGATTTTATGTTTGCCACTTCTCAGCTTGCACAAACCACCCTCCGTAGCGTATGTGGAGGCGTCGAGCTTGATGAGATACTTGCCCAGCGCGAAAAAGTGAATAGCGAAATTCAGGAAATTCTGGATATGCACACTGATCCGTGGGGGATCAAGGTCAGCACAGTCGAGCTTAAATATATTGACCTGCCGCAGGAAATGCAGCGGGCCATGGCCAAGCAGGCTGAGGCCGAGCGCGAACGTCGGGCTAAAGTGATCAATGCTCAGGGTGAATTTCAGGCCGCAGACAAGCTGTCAGAAGCTGCTGAAATTATATCCGCTCATCCTGAAGCTTTGCAGTTGCGATACTTGCAGACTTTGCGCGAGATGTCTGCTGAAGGAAAATCTTCTACCATAATCCCTCTTCCTCTAGATTTAGTGAATATGCTGGCTCCGTTTTCCGGCAGGGGAGGGGCAATAAATAAAAAAGACCAAGAGAGCAAATAA